The genomic region GAAAATACGAACAATAACCCAAGTTGTCTTACATCATCGCTACCAAAAATTTGCTTACACATGAATGAAGAAATGAAGCTGTACAAATAATGTGCGGGATATGGAAGAAGAGCATGCGGGACTGCAAATCTAcaggatgaagaagaagaaacaaataaTCTGAACATGTGTCTTATTGAAAAGAATGTGGTCTAATTTTTATGGTGGAAAATCTTTAGTTCTTTCCCTCACTCTAGATTTTGGCCGTTTTGTATAACTGGGTTTTGGAGGAATTGGTATTATAAGACCGCGGCTTTTCCATTCAAGGTGAGTAGCGAAAAGCGGGCGGATGAAGGATTTGAATACGAGGTATTGAGGTCGGAACATGGTTCTGGGAAGACAGACTCAGAAGAGCCGGAAACATATGAACAATCCCAAGTGGTGGGAGATCCAGAATTCAATGACAATGAGATGTTGGATAGAAAGAAAGAAGTGAATGGCGATTCTTTGATCCCATTGAAGCATCCGGCAATTGTGATGTTTGTGCCAACCACATCTTGCAATGTGATATGATCCAAAACTGGGAGAGCATTAGGATCATATTTGTCGTCAGGATGGGAACCAAACTGGCCAGAGGCACCAAATGCCATGTAGATGTTTTCCATTTCGACATCTGATATGATGACGTCTTTGATGTAACCGCCTCTACCCTTCGTTGTTCGAAACTGAATGCCGCTAAATGAGTTGTTGAGGCGGACCTTCTCAACAAGTACGTTAGAAATGCCACCGGACATCTCACTACCAAAGGCAAGACAAGAACCAGTAGCTGATTGTAAGGTGACACGCCGGATGTGTACATTTGTGGTCGGTCTTCCATAGGCAATCCCGTACTCGTCCCAACCACTCTTGAGGGCAATGGCATCATACCCCATGCCAATGCTGCAATCTTCTATGCACACAATATCAGAAGAATCTGAAAGCACAGAGAAAATTAGTACAAATTTCGCCAAAAAGGCGAAAAGTTTCTCTCATTCAATTATTTCaaacaagaagggaaaaatCAGGATGCACATAGAAAATAACTTTGTAAAAGTGGGCAGGAAGCTCAAATTTTAGCCAACATTTCTACTTCCATTCATTCGGGATAAGAACAATACTTAAACGTAAATTCATAGCAGGAAGTCAAGAGATGTCACAAACCTGGGACTACGCCGACAGTATGAGGGGAGTCTGGAGGAGCAGATACAGAGATGTTGTGAACATGTACATTACTGCATTGTATTCgattataaatgaataaaaatatcTTCTTTAACCTAGAAATGAATGCAAACGAAAGAACAAGCACTCGCTCATCAGCGGCCTTAGCTAACACACCTGCAATAGACAGGATGGATGTTGTAAGCGGGAGCATTCACGAATGTGAGGTTCGAAACCACCACGTATTTAGACATAACGAATTCCACAAGATGCGGGCGGCTGTAGTTCAGAGATTGGGAGCTAAACCAATCCCACCAAACCGTTCCCTGGCCATCGATGGTTCCATTATCACCTATGCATTCAAGAGCGAATGAGAATCAGACCGCGCAGATAAAGAACATGTTAAAGCAGCAAACGAAATTCGGAGAGATTCTTCACACCAGTTATGACCACATCTTGTAACATATATCCATTTATCAAGCTACCAAATCTCCTCCCGGGGAGTTCAATCCCTCGACCATACGAGGGTAAAGGCTCAACAATCTCCCAATGAGACGGATCCTAAACAAGCAATCGCACAAACATTTCAACAAAGCGAAAAACGAAAACATCTCCAACTGAATTCGCAGCATCAAAAGTGTTCACCGGCATCTCATTGCAGTGTAAAGAATTACCTGAGATCCAAGAATGACAGCACCCTTTTCCAAAAACAGCGTGAGGTGGCTGGTGAGGTTGAAGCTTCCGGTAAGCCACCTCCCCGGTGGCACATAGAGCTGAGCACCGCCTTTATCGGCGAAAGACTTGAGGTAGAAGATGGCATTCTGGAAGGCATGAGTGTTCAATGTTTTGCCATCTCCGACAGCACCAAATTCCGAAATGGACACACTGTGTGGCCTTTGCTTTAATGTCAGTTTAGAATCGCACGGTGTCTCATCGTCTTCTCCGTTAAGTTTGACGGCATTACTCACGGCCAGCAGCAAGAGAAACACCGCCTGAAATTTAGAAAAAGCCACTGATTTCtcagaaaattttgaaagaaataCAAATTCATTGAACATactaacaaattaaattaaatacaaGTACAAATACAAAATATTTGAACAATTCAGCCACAATCAGAGGATTTTTCAAGAATATTTGACATATTACGATTTGATCAATGCAAGCTATAGAGtgaactaaaaattaaacacaaaagcagataaaaacaaaaaaacaaaacccaattgaaaaccaaatccAAATATCACAAAGATCAACTATTTTTAATCAGACAGAAAAAAAACCtagagaaaatagagaaaacccacccaaagaaatgaagaaatgagaaCTGAATCAGAAAAATCAAGACTTCGGATTCGAAATAGGCAGAGAAgggtaaaaagtaaaaaacctagaaaaaaaGAAACGTACTTACTAGCATCTTCATGAGTCAAAGCTCTGTCTCTGTGCAGCAGGAAAGGCCAAAAAGTAGCAGACttgcagagaaaaaaaaaggaagaagaagcagcgAGCAGAGAGCAAGGCCTGCCTTAATGTTGTAAGTATGTGTGTGGTGGAATAATGGAGGCATTAATTGTGTAAATGACACAAAGCATAAATACTTATATATATggtaaccaaaacaaaaattaaaattaaaattggaaaatggaaaatggaaaattaatATTTGGTAATAATACAGAAGAAGGGGAATTAGAGATCCTGTTGCCGCTATTGAAATGCCAGTTCTATCCTGGCAGAGTGCAACTTTGCTCAATCCCTTCCACTGGCTCTGGCCGTGATGTTCACTGCTCATTGTTTCTCGTTAGATTAAATTAGTTTAATCGATTTACGATTacgattttaaatttaaaaatttattaaaatattaaaccaAATTAACCTACTTCACCTctactttcttttttattttt from Pyrus communis chromosome 4, drPyrComm1.1, whole genome shotgun sequence harbors:
- the LOC137731957 gene encoding probable polygalacturonase, which encodes MKMLAVFLLLLAVSNAVKLNGEDDETPCDSKLTLKQRPHSVSISEFGAVGDGKTLNTHAFQNAIFYLKSFADKGGAQLYVPPGRWLTGSFNLTSHLTLFLEKGAVILGSQDPSHWEIVEPLPSYGRGIELPGRRFGSLINGYMLQDVVITGDNGTIDGQGTVWWDWFSSQSLNYSRPHLVEFVMSKYVVVSNLTFVNAPAYNIHPVYCSNVHVHNISVSAPPDSPHTVGVVPDSSDIVCIEDCSIGMGYDAIALKSGWDEYGIAYGRPTTNVHIRRVTLQSATGSCLAFGSEMSGGISNVLVEKVRLNNSFSGIQFRTTKGRGGYIKDVIISDVEMENIYMAFGASGQFGSHPDDKYDPNALPVLDHITLQDVVGTNITIAGCFNGIKESPFTSFFLSNISLSLNSGSPTTWDCSYVSGSSESVFPEPCSDLNTSYSNPSSARFSLLTLNGKAAVL